In Juglans microcarpa x Juglans regia isolate MS1-56 chromosome 7D, Jm3101_v1.0, whole genome shotgun sequence, the following are encoded in one genomic region:
- the LOC121239828 gene encoding WAT1-related protein At5g07050-like: MEKLRGCSNFLEASKPYFAMISLQFGYAGMNIISKVSLSRGMSHYVLVVYRHAFATAAIAPFAFIFERKKQPRITFTIFMQIFVLALLGPVIDQNFYYAGLKFTSPTFSCAISNMLPAMTFVMAVIFRMEKLSPKKVRCQAKMVGTAVTVAGAMLMTLYKGPIVQLLWSKHIHPRKSYGTDSENSDKDFLKGTIFLIIATLAWSGLFVLQTQALKTYKNHQLSLTSLVCFVGTLQAIAVTFVLEHKPSVWKIGFDMNLLAAAYAGIVGSSISYYVQGLVIKKKGPVFATAFSPLMMIIVAVLGSFILAEKIFLGGVLGSVLIVIGLYSVLWGKHKESTENKAEEIPDAIKVGQVNGNGSVSAIEDVEAANEIQLGKGDQETNNKPLFCCMH, translated from the exons ATGGAGAAGCTCAGAGGTTGCAGCAACTTCCTCGAAGCATCAAAACCCTACTTTGCAATGATATCATTACAATTCGGCTATGCCGGAATGAATATCATTAGTAAAGTTTCTCTCAGCAGAGGGATGAGCCACTATGTGCTAGTGGTTTATCGCCATGCCTTCGCAACCGCTGCCATTGCCCCCTTTGCTTTCATTTTTGAGAG GAAAAAGCAGCCAAGGATAACATTTACGATTTTCATGCAGATATTTGTCCTGGCTCTTCTTGG tcCGGTGATTGATCAGAACTTCTATTATGCGGGGCTGAAATTTACGTCGCCAACTTTTTCATGCGCAATTAGCAACATGCTCCCTGCCATGACGTTTGTCATGGCTGTCATATTCAG GATGGAGAAGCTGAGCCCGAAGAAAGTAAGGTGCCAAGCAAAGATGGTGGGAACTGCAGTGACAGTGGCTGGTGCTATGTTAATGACTTTGTACAAGGGTCCCATAGTGCAGTTGCTGTGGTCGAAGCACATACATCCTCGCAAATCTTATGGGACTGATTCCGAAAACAGTGACAAGGACTTTCTCAAGGGCACCATCTTTCTCATCATAGCTACCCTTGCCTGGTCTGGTCTTTTTGTTTTGCAA ACACAAGCGTTGAAGACATACAAGAATCATCAGCTGTCTCTTACATCATTGGTGTGCTTTGTGGGCACTCTTCAGGCCATTGCTGTCACCTTTGTTTTGGAACACAAACCCTCGGTTTGGAAAATTGGCTTTGACATGAACCTCCTTGCTGCCGCCTATGCT GGAATCGTGGGATCAAGCATTTCATACTATGTCCAAGGGTTAGTGATAAAGAAGAAAGGACCTGTATTTGCAACTGCTTTTAGCCCATTGATGATGATTATTGTAGCCGTTCTGGGCTCCTTCATCCTGGCAGAGAAGATTTTCCTTGGAGG TGTGCTTGGTTCTGTCTTGATCGTTATAGGCCTTTACTCAGTCCTCTGGGGAAAGCACAAAGAAAGCACAGAGAATAAAGCTGAGGAGATACCGGATGCTATAAAGGTTGGTCAAGTTAATGGCAATGGATCAGTTTCAGCAATCGAAGATGTTGAAGCAGCTAATGAAATTCAATTGGGAAAAGGAGATCAAGAAACCAACAACAAACCTCTCTTCTGTTGCATGCATTAG
- the LOC121240080 gene encoding LOW QUALITY PROTEIN: 65-kDa microtubule-associated protein 5 (The sequence of the model RefSeq protein was modified relative to this genomic sequence to represent the inferred CDS: inserted 1 base in 1 codon), with product MANMPPTPSPSRTTCGSLLQELQIIWDEIGESDSDRDKMLLQLEQECLDIYRKKVEKTRKYKADLHQSLAEAEAEITNIVSALGNXASFSRGRGTLKEQISAIKPILEELRSKKQERIKEFSEIQSQVVRICAEIAGNGQSSLSSDPQVSESDLTTKKLGELKSHLRELQNEKIFRLQKVNSHIKAVHELSAVMSIDFSKTLNEVHSSLTDPSGSQSKSISNDTLARLTGVIHTLKQEKQQRLHKLQDLGRTLVELWNLMETSLDEQKRFEHVTSLISSSVDEVLRQGCLALDVIEKTALEVEQLNVLKASKMKELVFKRQIELEEIYNGVHMDVDSHAARQILISLVDSGNVDLSDLLSSMDDQIAKAKEQALSRKDILDKVEKWRYATEEEKWLEEYEMDENRYTAGRGAHKNLKRAEKARNLVSKIPSICENLTTKVKAWEMEKGIPFLYDKVSILHSLKDYIVLRQEKEEEKRKLREQKRLQDQLAAEQEARYGSRPTPKKPLGQSTSANTVVGTPTGRRVATPSGRHGISSAGKEHRDGRINNIIPVNYVALPKDDSVSRGT from the exons ATGGCGAATATGCCGCCTACTCCCTCTCCGTCTCGCACCACTTGCGGTTCTCTACTCCAGGAATTGcag ATAATATGGGACGAAATTGGGGAGAGTGACAGCGACAGGGACAAGATGCTTCTACAACTCGAGCAAGAGTGCCTCGACATTTATCGGAAGAAGgttgaaaaaacaagaaagtACAAGGCTGATTTGCATCAGTCATTAGCCGAGGCTGAAGCTGAAATCACCAATATCGTCTCTGCCCTAGGGA ATGCCTCTTTTTCACGG GGAAGGGGCACTCTCAAGGAGCAAATATCTGCCATAAAACCTATCCTGGAGGAGCTGAGGTCAAAGAAGCAAGAAAGAATTAAGGAATTTTCAGAAATCCAGTCACAAGTTGTTCGGATCTGTGCAGAAATAGCAGGCAATGGTCAATCTAGCCTTTCTTCTGATCCTCAAGTTTCTGAAAGTGATCTGACAACGAAGAAGTTGGGAGAGCTTAAGTCACACCTTCGGGAACTTCAGAATGAAAAG ATTTTCAGATTACAAAAGGTCAACAGCCATATTAAAGCTGTCCATGAGCTGTCAGCTGTAATGTCAATTGATTTTTCTAAGACGCTAAATGAAGTTCACTCAAGCTTGACTGATCCCTCAGGTAGCCAATCAAAGAGCATCAGCAATGACACACTTGCCAGACTAACGGGTGTGATCCACACACTAAAGCAGGAGAAACAACAAAGGCTACACAAG CTTCAAGATCTTGGGAGGACACTGGTAGAGCTTTGGAATCTCATGGAGACATCACTAGATGAGCAAAAAAGATTTGAACATGTAACTAGCTTAATTTCTTCCTCGGTTGATGAGGTATTAAGACAAGGGTGCCTCGCTCTAGATGTCATTGAAAAG ACTGCACTTGAAGTTGAGCAATTGAATGTGCTGAAAGCCTCAAAGATGAAGGAGTTGGTGTTCAAGAGGCAGATTGAACTGGAAGAAATCTACAATGGGGTTCATATGGATGTAGATAGTCATGCAGCACGACAGATTCTCATCAGCCTCGTAGATTCTG GTAATGTGGATCTCTCTGATCTTCTTTCAAGCATGGATGATCAAATTGCAAAAGCGAAAGAGCAAGCACTAAGCAGGAAGGATATCTTGGACAAGGTAGAGAAGTGGAGATATGCAACTGAGGAGGAGAAATGGCTTGAAGAATACGAAATG GATGAGAATCGATACACTGCTGGAAGAGGAGCACACAAAAATCTGAAACGTGCTGAGAAAGCACGGAATCTGGTCAGCAAAATACCAT CTATTTGCGAAAATTTGACTACAAAAGTAAAAGCCTGGGAGATGGAGAAAGGAATCCCTTTCTTATATGACAAG GTTTCCATCTTGCATAGCTTGAAAGACTACATTGTACTACGCcaggaaaaagaagaggaaaagcgTAAATTACGG GAGCAGAAACGGCTGCAAGACCAACTTGCAGCAGAACAAGAGGCCCGATATGGTTCAAGGCCTACACCAAAGAAGCCGCTGGGACAAAGCACCAGTGCTAACACCGTGGTTGGAACACCCACTGGTCGTCGTGTGGCAACTCCTTCAGGCCGCCATGGAATATCATCAGCTGGGAAGGAACATAGAGATGGCAGGATCAATAACATAATTCCTGTAAACTATGTCGCACTTCCAAAGGATGATTCAGTCTCAAGGGGAACATAG